Genomic window (Spirosoma sp. KCTC 42546):
GCGAAAGATTATCCCGGTGCTTTACAGGCCTTTTCCACAGCTATTATTCTTAACCCTGAAAATGCACCGAGTTACTACAACCGTGCTTTAGCAAAAATTAGTTTAAATGACATTCAGGGTGCCAACCTTGATCTTGACCAATCTCTTGAACTTAACCCTGGCGATGCCAATGCGTATCTTTACCGTGGCTTAAATCGCACTCGGCAGGAAGACTTCCGGGGAGCTATGCAGGATTTTAATCGGGCCATTGAACTCAACCCCACCGATGCCTTATTGTACTACCAGCGGGGGTTGTGCCGATTACAGATCAACTATATTAACAGTGCACTCGCCGACTTCAATAAAGCAGCTACCTTATCCCCGACAGATGTTAATATTCTAACCGCTCGTGGCAATTGCAAAATGCAATTGAACGACTATAAAGGTGCTTTAGCTGACTTTGCACTTACGCTTGAAAAGGCCCCTAACAAAACGCAGGCATTAGCCGGGCGTGGTTATGCTCGTTTTAAACTGGAAGATTACAAAGGTGCAATGGCCGACTTTAACCGAGCCATCGAACTCAGTAAAGACGAAGCCGAGCTTTATTATCATCGTGGTTTGGTAAAAACCCGACTGGGTGAGTTTGAGAACGCCGTGGCTGATTTTGATAAAACGGTACAGTTAAATCCTACCCACTATAAAGCGCTATTTAGCCGGGGGTTCTGTAAAAGTCGCACAGGCGGTGCCAAACAGGCTATTGCCGATATTGATAAGTCTATTGAAATGGGGACCGTTAGCAATCAGAATAAAGCGTACTACAGCGACTTCATCACGGCCAGTACGTTGTCACTTTTTGGTTCTATCGTTCAGGATCGCTATCGGGTAACGGAATTAGCTGATGATCGCTCGGATGCCTATTTAGTGCGAGGTATTCTTAAAAACTCGAATGGGGAAGGAAAATCGGCTCTACAGGACCTTAATCGAGCAGTTGAGCTAAATCCTACCAACGCTGAAGCCTATTTCATACGGGGAATGGTTCGCTCATCGCTTGGCGATCAGAAAGGATCACTGATTGATTGCAACAGTACCATCAAATTGAATCCACGTCATGCGGAAGCCTATTATCTGCGTGGTATTATTCGCTATGATTCAGGGGATGAGTCTAATGCCTGCATTGACATGAGCCGGGCGGGTGAACTAGGCTACTCTCAGGCTTATAAGGTAATTGGTGCCAAGTGCAACAGTATACAACGGGCTACGGCTTTAAAATAGAGGACTTTCAGATTCGTAGTGTTATAAACGTAACACTACGAATCTATAGTTTTGTACGTTTTATGAACGGCCCATGCCATAAACACCCCTACAACAGTACCCGCTGCATCGGCTAATAAATCAATCCAATCGGCACTCCGGTTGATGGGCAATACGTACTGTAATACTTCAATAAGCCCCCCGAACAAGACTCCAGCAACCAGCACATAGCTCATCCGAAAACCTGCTAATATCCATAATAGAGCAAAAGGGGCAAATATGACGACGTGCATAAATTTATCATTAAACGTCACCAATTCACCCGGCAAATCAGCATGAGGAGTAAGACAGCCTAGTAGCATGATGATGGTCCAGACAATAGCCAGCCATCGAAATACAGTTAAGGAAATTCTCATAAGGTTGATTTTAGCCGATTGGTCGTCAAAAAGAGAAACAAAACAAGTAAGCTAAGCAAATAAATAACATTCCGACTATCAATCACTCCTCTGCCCAGCGCCCTATACTGTTCATCCAGCGCAAACAATGACAGGTAGTACGATAACCCGCCGAGCAATGATAAACCTGCCAGAGCACCGAGACCAACATACAGTAGAAAGCAGAAAAACGCACCCAGTACAAAGGCCACTACCTGGTTATCATTAAATGATGATGCCCATAGGCCAATAGCGACAAATACACCGGCCAGCAACACCAGTCCAAGGTATGAGCCAAATACGCCGGCGGAGTCGATATTGCCAACTGGTGAACCGAGTTGATAGAGGGAATAATAATAGACTAAAGTAGGCAGGAGCGTGATAACCACAAGCAACCAGCTCGCCAGGAATTTTCCACCTACAATACCCCATCCACTAACAGGTTTGGTGAGTAGCCATTCAAGTGTACCCGAACGCACTTCATCGGCTATGGAACGCATTGTAATGGCAGGTACCAGAAATAACAGTAGATAGGGTGTCAGATTGAAAAACGTACCCATATCGGCATACCCATTTTCGAGCAGGCTTGTATCAGGAAACACCCACAGCAACAACCCAACGGCTGTCAGAAACACGCCCATGATTATATAAGCAATGGGCGATGAGAAGAATTGATTGATTTCTTTACGAAAAATGGCCAGCACTTTTTTGTCAGCAGTGAAGTAAGTGGAGTTAGTAAAGTAGTGGAGTTAGTGGAATAAGTAAAGTTAATAACATAGCTTACTAACTCATTTCACGAACTCCACTACTTCACCAACTCCCCTATTCAAACGGATTGGTTTTGTTTTTGCGTATGAAAGCGGCTATAACCAGTGAGAAAATAACACCTATCAGAATGGTCATGAAGATACCAACGGCAAATGTTATCCCTGGGCTTTGAAATTTTTGCATCATGTCAACTGCCTGATCAACCTGCTCATCAGACATGTTTCCTTGCTCTTCCATCTGTTCACGAACCTGCTCGGTTAAGCGTTCCTGAAAGCCAGGATCAATAATGTTCGTATAAAAGATCGTGAACAAGGACGATAGGAACCCGGCAATGGCAGATAACAGGGTGCCCAGGCTCATACCATCTCCAAAACTCATATACCCTTCATTGGCAGATCGGTATTCGCGCATGCCCAGGATCAGACCAACAATCAGAATACCATAAATAACGAGACTAAGCCCACGGTTAGTTGCCTGATCGAGTGTATACAGAATGGTTGAGTAGAGAACCAAGGTAATGCCAGTTATAAGCCCCCATTTTAGGGCAACACGGGCGGTAGAAGTCTGGTTATTCATGATCGTGAGGAAATGAGTATAGTGCGTTACTGTAAAACGCTGTAGTCCTGTTTTCGGAAAATAAGCGAAATAATAAGCACAGGCAGCACGGCTAAGGCTGTTTTTTTCGTCAGTTCGTCGGGAAGCAGGACTGACGGCGTCATTTTGATCGTTTTATCCCATTGCTCGGCAAAGGTTTCAGGACCAAACTGGTCTGTAAGCTGTTTCTTACCATCCAGTAATAGCTTCTTCGAGTTAACGATATATTCCGCAAATACACCCGGATCAATTTGAGTCACAAACAGATAAATGAGCCAGCCCGTTACTAAAGCCGCAACCGTATTCAGAACATAACCAATGGTCAGGCCTTCCCACAAATGCAGTCGACCATGACCAATATATTTTCGATAATACCAGACTGTGGCCACCATAACAATGATATGAATGCCGTAATCCAGTACCCGAATATTACCCAGAGCGGGGATACCAATGGCATACAAAGCCAGAAAATACAGAAAGCACAAAACACCCGTCAGCAATCCGGCCAGGAGCGGAATTTTCAACAACGGATGCCCAAAATAATTCAGAATACTTTTCATGTGGTTGGCTTAAATTGGCCATGATGTACGGTTCCGACTACGCGGCCCGTGAATGATTGCCCCAGAAACGGGGAGTTCTTGGATTTTGACAACGTACGCTCATAGCGCCAGGTAGCAGTTGGGTCAAAAAGCGTCAGACTGGCCGACTGTCCTTCGGCAATAGTCACGTCCGGTAGTCGCAGAATGGCTCGGGGGTTACTCGTGAGTTTCTCTATGAGTTGCAACAGCGGTAAGCCCTGATTGTGCGTTACAAGGGCAGCAAAGACCGTTTCCAGCCCAATGATACCAAATTCAGCTTGGTCGAATTCCAGATTTTTACTCTCGGCATCCTGGGGTGAATGATCAGATACAATTGCGTCAATCGTCCCATCAGCTAAGCCTGCCCAAAGGGCAGCCACATCCGTTGATGATCGAAAGGGTGGGTTTACTTTTAAATTCGTATCGAAACCCGATAAGGCCGAGTCATCAAACACTAACTGGTGAACCGCCACATCGCAACTTACAGGCATCCCCTGTGCTTTCGCCTGCCGGATCAGTTCAACCGACCGGGCAGTAGATAGGGTGGAGAAGTGTAATACTGGGTGCAGGGGGCTCGGAGCACGGGGCCCAGCGCCCAGCGAATTTGAAGCTGTTGTTTCACTCTGCTCCATGCTCCGGGCTCCGAGCACGTAGTCCAGCAATCGTAAATCGCGCTCAACAAGTAGCTCTTCCGCTAAAGCGGGCATTCCCTTGAGGCCAAGCAATGTACTTTGAATCCCTTCATGCATTTGGCCAAATCGAGTCAGTAGCTGCTCTTCGGGCCGATTCATGAGCAAGCCGTTAATCGGTTGCAGATATTGGAGTGTTTTGAGCAGCAGATCAGGATTCTGGAGTGGGTGTGTCCCATCAGAAAACGCAACGGCTCCGGCATGATGCAGGTCCAGCATTTCCGTAAAGTCATCGCCAGCCGCTTTTTTTGTTACAGCCGCAATCACATGAACGTTCACAGGTTGCCCTTCGGCCATTCGTCGGACGTACCCCAGCGTTCCCTTATCGTCTATTACCGGCTGCGTGTTGGGCAACACGGCAATATCGGTAAAACCACCGGCGGCTGCCGCCCTACATACGCTGGTCAGGTCTTCTTTATGCTCGTAGCCAGGGTCTTGTGCCAATACACGCATATCGACCCAACCCGGTGACACATGCAGATTGTCCGACTCAATGATCCTGTAGTCAGAACCAACAGACAAGTTTTGGCCAAGCTGACGAATCAGGCCGTTTTCAACCAGAATATCAACCACCTGCCCATCCAGGGGCGATGCAGTATCAACAACACGGGCAGAACGGATTAGAAATTGCATAGAAAATTTCCCTCTGCGTTTTTGAGAAGAGGGCTGCGAGTGAAGTAATTATCTAAAAAAAGGCCCCTTACGGAGCCTTCTACTAGTTTATTCAGTGAATCAGGCACCTACCAATTCCCGGTAGGCATCAGCGGTTAATAACCCATCCTTTGCTCCCGCATCGGCAGGTTTCAGACGAATAATCCAACCTTCGCCATACGGATCGCTATTTAATAATTCAGGGCTTTTCTCAATGGCTGGATTCAGCTCAAGTACTTCACCTTCGATGGGTAAAAACAAGTCTGATACCGTTTTAACAGCCTCAACTGCACCAAAAACTTCCCCCTTTCCGAGTGATTGACCTACCGTATTGACATCAATGAAAATAATATCGCCCAACTCATTCTGCGCGAATTCAGTAATACCAACTACTGCTGTACCATCATCTTCGATCCGAATCCATTCGTGATCCTCCGTATAACTCAGTTCTGCGGGAAAATTCATTTTCAGGGGGTCTTAATTTATACGCACAAAATACGGCAGATGAGACCGGATTTGCAAACAGTAATGCGACTGGAAAGCCGCACTTTAGTTATAAGCAGCTTTCCAGTCGCATTACTTCGCTACCGTCGATTGATTGGGTGAGAAATTATATGCCCCCAGTCGGTCACTGCTCTGGCGCTGAATCATCCACTGCGGATAGGGTTTCGTGTTAGCACTTACTTCATCGAGCCGGTCGAGTTGCTCGGTCGTCAGGCTTACTTCAACAGCCTTTATATTATCGGCCAGCTGGTCGGTATTTTTAGCGCCGATAATTACACTTGTTACCCCCGGTTTAGCCAATACCCAGGCTAGTGCGATTCGAGCTACCGAAACCCCATGTGCTTCGGCAATGGTCTGCATGACTTCGATAATGTCGTATGCACGTTCCTGATTAACGGGCGGAAAATCAAAGGCAAGTCGGCGGGAATCGCCGTCGGGTTTGTTATCGCGGGTGTATTTTCCAGATAAAAATCCGCCTGCCAATGGGCTCCAGGGCAAAATACCCATCTGCTGATCCTGTACCATGGGCACGATTTCGTTTTCGAGGTCGCGCCCGGCAATGGAATAGTAATTCTGAGTGGATACAAACTTTGTCCAGCCGTTTTTCTCAGCAATACCATTTGCCTTCATGACCTGCCAGGCTGCCAGATTTGAGCAGCCAATGTAGCGAACTTTGCCACTTCTCACCACATCTTCCAAACCCCGCATGGTTTCTTCCAGAGGTGTTATGGGGTCAAATCCATGAATTTGATACAAGTCAACGTGGTCCATCTGAAGGCGTTTCAGACTACCTTCTATCTGCTGCATGATTTGCAGACGACCTAAACCAACCTGATTTTTACCTTCGCCCATTCGCCCACGCACTTTGGTAGCAATCACAAGCTCATCCCGCGATAAACCGAGCGATTTCAATGATTGACCCAGCAATCGTTCTGACTCACCAAATGAATAGACATTGGCCGTATCAATGAAGTTGATTCCATTATCTATCGACGCTTTAACAATGTCGTTGACGGCATTCTGCTGCAGTTCGCCCATAGCTTTCCAGTAGCCATTTCCACCAAAGGTCATGGTGCCCAGGCAGATTTCGGAGACTAATACACCGGTATTTCCAAGCGGATTATATTTCATACGTTAGTTGATTGGGGTTTGTTAAGTCAACCTAGATAGTAGGTCGATTGTTGATCGGGGATTCCGGTCTTTGTGCTAATAAATTGTGTTGCAATAGATAAGGTAATAGCCTGCACGGCTTTACTCATTAAAAAATCGGTCATCCACTACTTTCCTGAACACTTCGGCACCTACCTGTAAGCGTTGCGCATATAATGCTTTGGCATCCTCACCAGCTACGTACCGTAATTGACTCCTGCCATCGGTAGCTGCTTCATACACGACTTCGGCTATTTGTTCGGCAGTTGAGTAAGTTGCCAGGCGGGCTGGATCTGTAAAGGCAGCCATTACTTTATTGAGTTGGCCAGTATAGGCCTCGTGGGATGTCAGAACAATTGAGCGGCCTGAAAAATCGGTTGTAATACCACCCGGAGAAACCGTTTTGATACCAATACCAAACTTGGACAATTCAAACGACATGCTTTCACTCCAGCCTTCCAAGGCCCATTTTGTAGCATGATATACCGAATTAAACGGAAATGCAACCAGTCCACCAATCGACGTAGTGCTAATAAACAACCCTGATTTCTTCGCTCTGAAGTGTGGTATAAATGCCTGCGTAACCCGAATAACGCCCAGCAGATTTGTTTCCAGTTGTTTCACAATCTGCTCATCGGTGGTGCCTTCTAAAGGCCCAGCCAGTCCATACCCTGCATTATTGAACACTACATCTACCTTACCCCTGGCGGTCACTTGCCGAGCTGTAGCTTGTATCTGTTCGAGATTAGTAACGTCCAGGGGTAAAAGTTTAATGGACGAAATTTGAGTAAGCTCAGTTTCGTTTTCGGGCGTACGCATTGTGGCAATCACGTTCCAACCCTTGTTGGCAAACAAGATGGCTGCCGCTTTACCCAATCCACTCGATGCACCAGTGATAAAAATTGTCTTTGTCATTGTTGAGAATGGTTTCATATTCGTATAGCGAACAAATTGGAGTTAACTCCAGAATTCCCACTAATCAGAATTTTTCAGAAAAATGTATATCCGCGAACTAGCCGACCGAACCGGTATAACACCCGACACAATTCGTTTTTATGAGAAGTTGAATTTACTACAAGGCAATCGCCAAAGTCGTCGGGGACACCGTCAGTATGACGAGTCGCACGTGGCGGGATTACTCCAGATTAAGTTTATTAAAGCTATGGGATTCACTCTCAAAGACATACAGGAGAAATTTGTAGACTGGCGAGCGGGTAAACTTACTAATTTTGAAAAACGGGCTATCCTGGCAGCACAACTTCAAAAAATGGACGAAGCAGCTGCCGAAATCGATCAGGTGAGAGCGTATTTGCGAAAAAAGATTGGCTTGTTTCCGGATTGATCTTCCTCCTGGCTACTCAGCCAGGTTGAATTTCACCTGCACACCACCCGCCGTGGTAGCCCGTTTGAACGAGTTTGACACAAGTGGATCATTAAACGTTCGATCGAAATACAGGTTGAAGTTCAGGCGCTTACTAACAATGTAGCTAATCTGTGGACGCAGCTGGAAGTTTACGTTACCCGCCGTAACAATCTGCTCGGCATCTAACTTACGTTGAATCGTTCGCGTATCGCGGAACGTCAGCGCCAGGGAGAACGTCAGATCGTTTTTCAGCTTCTTATAGGCGCCATTGATCCTGAATGGAATCCGGAAATTTTGCCGGGTGAAGCCCATAGAGGCCGTTAGATCTTTATTGCTCAATTCGGCAACCTGGGCATTCGACAAACTCAGGGCTACGTCGCGACTCTGATTGTAGGCCAATTGGCCGCTAATTCGGTTTTTCGTCTGAAACTGGACACCAATCATGGGTGCAAACTTCTCCGACATCGTGATGGT
Coding sequences:
- a CDS encoding SDR family oxidoreductase, coding for MTKTIFITGASSGLGKAAAILFANKGWNVIATMRTPENETELTQISSIKLLPLDVTNLEQIQATARQVTARGKVDVVFNNAGYGLAGPLEGTTDEQIVKQLETNLLGVIRVTQAFIPHFRAKKSGLFISTTSIGGLVAFPFNSVYHATKWALEGWSESMSFELSKFGIGIKTVSPGGITTDFSGRSIVLTSHEAYTGQLNKVMAAFTDPARLATYSTAEQIAEVVYEAATDGRSQLRYVAGEDAKALYAQRLQVGAEVFRKVVDDRFFNE
- a CDS encoding VanZ family protein, yielding MRISLTVFRWLAIVWTIIMLLGCLTPHADLPGELVTFNDKFMHVVIFAPFALLWILAGFRMSYVLVAGVLFGGLIEVLQYVLPINRSADWIDLLADAAGTVVGVFMAWAVHKTYKTIDS
- a CDS encoding DUF4199 domain-containing protein, translated to MNNQTSTARVALKWGLITGITLVLYSTILYTLDQATNRGLSLVIYGILIVGLILGMREYRSANEGYMSFGDGMSLGTLLSAIAGFLSSLFTIFYTNIIDPGFQERLTEQVREQMEEQGNMSDEQVDQAVDMMQKFQSPGITFAVGIFMTILIGVIFSLVIAAFIRKNKTNPFE
- the gldF gene encoding gliding motility-associated ABC transporter permease subunit GldF, translating into MLAIFRKEINQFFSSPIAYIIMGVFLTAVGLLLWVFPDTSLLENGYADMGTFFNLTPYLLLFLVPAITMRSIADEVRSGTLEWLLTKPVSGWGIVGGKFLASWLLVVITLLPTLVYYYSLYQLGSPVGNIDSAGVFGSYLGLVLLAGVFVAIGLWASSFNDNQVVAFVLGAFFCFLLYVGLGALAGLSLLGGLSYYLSLFALDEQYRALGRGVIDSRNVIYLLSLLVLFLFLTTNRLKSTL
- a CDS encoding dihydroorotase family protein, giving the protein MQFLIRSARVVDTASPLDGQVVDILVENGLIRQLGQNLSVGSDYRIIESDNLHVSPGWVDMRVLAQDPGYEHKEDLTSVCRAAAAGGFTDIAVLPNTQPVIDDKGTLGYVRRMAEGQPVNVHVIAAVTKKAAGDDFTEMLDLHHAGAVAFSDGTHPLQNPDLLLKTLQYLQPINGLLMNRPEEQLLTRFGQMHEGIQSTLLGLKGMPALAEELLVERDLRLLDYVLGARSMEQSETTASNSLGAGPRAPSPLHPVLHFSTLSTARSVELIRQAKAQGMPVSCDVAVHQLVFDDSALSGFDTNLKVNPPFRSSTDVAALWAGLADGTIDAIVSDHSPQDAESKNLEFDQAEFGIIGLETVFAALVTHNQGLPLLQLIEKLTSNPRAILRLPDVTIAEGQSASLTLFDPTATWRYERTLSKSKNSPFLGQSFTGRVVGTVHHGQFKPTT
- a CDS encoding DUF4199 domain-containing protein; protein product: MKSILNYFGHPLLKIPLLAGLLTGVLCFLYFLALYAIGIPALGNIRVLDYGIHIIVMVATVWYYRKYIGHGRLHLWEGLTIGYVLNTVAALVTGWLIYLFVTQIDPGVFAEYIVNSKKLLLDGKKQLTDQFGPETFAEQWDKTIKMTPSVLLPDELTKKTALAVLPVLIISLIFRKQDYSVLQ
- a CDS encoding MerR family transcriptional regulator; translated protein: MYIRELADRTGITPDTIRFYEKLNLLQGNRQSRRGHRQYDESHVAGLLQIKFIKAMGFTLKDIQEKFVDWRAGKLTNFEKRAILAAQLQKMDEAAAEIDQVRAYLRKKIGLFPD
- a CDS encoding aldo/keto reductase; its protein translation is MKYNPLGNTGVLVSEICLGTMTFGGNGYWKAMGELQQNAVNDIVKASIDNGINFIDTANVYSFGESERLLGQSLKSLGLSRDELVIATKVRGRMGEGKNQVGLGRLQIMQQIEGSLKRLQMDHVDLYQIHGFDPITPLEETMRGLEDVVRSGKVRYIGCSNLAAWQVMKANGIAEKNGWTKFVSTQNYYSIAGRDLENEIVPMVQDQQMGILPWSPLAGGFLSGKYTRDNKPDGDSRRLAFDFPPVNQERAYDIIEVMQTIAEAHGVSVARIALAWVLAKPGVTSVIIGAKNTDQLADNIKAVEVSLTTEQLDRLDEVSANTKPYPQWMIQRQSSDRLGAYNFSPNQSTVAK
- a CDS encoding tetratricopeptide repeat protein, coding for MQKLSVTVLILVFCLITRLSSAQQTAADYFNEGIQKSNAKDYPGALQAFSTAIILNPENAPSYYNRALAKISLNDIQGANLDLDQSLELNPGDANAYLYRGLNRTRQEDFRGAMQDFNRAIELNPTDALLYYQRGLCRLQINYINSALADFNKAATLSPTDVNILTARGNCKMQLNDYKGALADFALTLEKAPNKTQALAGRGYARFKLEDYKGAMADFNRAIELSKDEAELYYHRGLVKTRLGEFENAVADFDKTVQLNPTHYKALFSRGFCKSRTGGAKQAIADIDKSIEMGTVSNQNKAYYSDFITASTLSLFGSIVQDRYRVTELADDRSDAYLVRGILKNSNGEGKSALQDLNRAVELNPTNAEAYFIRGMVRSSLGDQKGSLIDCNSTIKLNPRHAEAYYLRGIIRYDSGDESNACIDMSRAGELGYSQAYKVIGAKCNSIQRATALK
- the gcvH gene encoding glycine cleavage system protein GcvH, with protein sequence MNFPAELSYTEDHEWIRIEDDGTAVVGITEFAQNELGDIIFIDVNTVGQSLGKGEVFGAVEAVKTVSDLFLPIEGEVLELNPAIEKSPELLNSDPYGEGWIIRLKPADAGAKDGLLTADAYRELVGA